From a region of the Halolamina sp. CBA1230 genome:
- a CDS encoding Rid family detoxifying hydrolase has product MKETIHTDDAPEAVGAYSQATTDGDLVFTAGQIPMTPDGELLDDEDIATQAEQSLSNLQAIVEEAGASMDDVLKTTVFMADIEDFDEMNDTYASFFGEEPPARSAVQAGALPKGVGVEIEAVISVE; this is encoded by the coding sequence ATGAAGGAGACGATCCACACCGACGACGCTCCCGAGGCGGTCGGCGCGTACAGTCAGGCGACGACCGACGGCGATCTCGTGTTCACGGCGGGCCAGATCCCGATGACGCCCGACGGCGAGCTGCTCGACGACGAGGACATCGCCACCCAGGCCGAGCAGTCGCTCTCGAACCTCCAGGCGATCGTCGAGGAGGCCGGCGCGTCGATGGACGACGTGCTCAAGACGACGGTGTTCATGGCCGATATCGAGGATTTCGACGAGATGAACGACACGTACGCGAGCTTCTTCGGCGAGGAGCCGCCGGCCCGCAGTGCCGTGCAGGCCGGCGCGCTCCCGAAGGGCGTCGGCGTGGAGATCGAGGCGGTCATCAGCGTCGAGTGA
- the ilvA gene encoding threonine ammonia-lyase → MLSLAEIEAARGRVDEVARTTPLEYSHSFSRMTDADVRLKLENFQRTGSFKIRGATNRIATLSAAEKEAGVITASAGNHAQGVALAATRAGVDAKIVMPEHAPIAKVDATEAYGGEVILHGADYNDAQDRAHEIEKRENRTYVHAFDDEYVMAGQGTIGLEIAEQCPEVDTVVVPIGGGGLISGIATALKATLDDVRVIGVQAEGASSVAQSLEKGSRQQLDAVDTIADGIATRSVGEKPWEIIQERVDEVVTVSDNEIALALTYLLERSKTLVEGAGAVALAAVLSGAFEYEEDETIVPALCGGNIDLNDLTTVVIRGLVQMGRYVKIRTELKDNPGSLERLVEIIADHNANIYGIQHDRTSRDVAMNAADVVLDLETHGHDHVDELLAALESRGYEVEMLV, encoded by the coding sequence ATGCTCTCGCTCGCCGAAATCGAGGCGGCACGCGGCCGCGTCGACGAGGTCGCGCGGACGACGCCGCTCGAGTACTCTCACAGTTTCTCGCGGATGACCGACGCTGACGTCCGACTCAAACTGGAGAACTTCCAGCGCACCGGCTCGTTCAAGATCCGCGGTGCGACCAACCGGATCGCGACGCTGTCGGCGGCCGAGAAGGAGGCGGGCGTGATCACCGCCAGCGCGGGCAACCACGCACAGGGGGTCGCGCTCGCGGCGACCCGTGCGGGCGTCGACGCCAAGATCGTCATGCCCGAGCACGCCCCCATCGCGAAAGTCGATGCGACCGAGGCGTACGGCGGCGAGGTGATCCTCCACGGCGCCGACTACAACGACGCCCAGGACCGCGCCCACGAGATCGAGAAGCGCGAGAACCGCACGTACGTCCACGCGTTCGACGACGAGTACGTGATGGCCGGCCAGGGGACGATCGGCCTCGAGATCGCCGAGCAGTGTCCCGAGGTCGACACCGTGGTCGTCCCGATCGGCGGCGGCGGACTGATCTCGGGGATCGCGACGGCGCTGAAGGCGACGCTGGACGACGTGCGCGTGATCGGCGTGCAGGCGGAGGGCGCCTCCAGCGTCGCACAGTCGCTGGAGAAAGGCTCCCGCCAGCAGCTCGACGCGGTCGACACGATCGCCGACGGGATCGCCACCCGTTCGGTCGGCGAGAAACCCTGGGAGATCATCCAGGAACGCGTCGACGAGGTGGTGACCGTCTCCGACAACGAGATCGCGCTCGCGCTGACGTACCTGCTCGAACGCTCGAAGACGCTGGTCGAGGGCGCCGGCGCGGTTGCGCTGGCGGCGGTGCTGAGCGGCGCGTTCGAGTACGAGGAGGACGAGACGATCGTTCCCGCGCTCTGTGGCGGCAACATCGACCTCAACGACCTCACGACCGTGGTGATCCGGGGGCTGGTCCAGATGGGGCGGTACGTGAAGATCCGGACCGAACTCAAGGACAACCCCGGATCGCTGGAGCGACTGGTCGAGATCATCGCCGACCACAACGCGAACATCTACGGGATCCAGCACGACCGCACCTCCCGCGACGTGGCGATGAACGCCGCCGACGTGGTGCTGGATCTGGAGACCCACGGCCACGACCACGTCGACGAACTGCTCGCCGCGCTCGAGTCCCGCGGCTACGAAGTCGAGATGCTGGTCTAG
- a CDS encoding gamma-glutamylcyclotransferase, producing MDVFVYGTLTEPEQVASVVDSYAFLGSAVLSGLHPVQGEYPTLAPGGETGGRLLRTDDVAAIDAYEGVDAGLYVRVPVPVEQADSGDTEEAAGLDDTAAVYVGDPDRLGVGDEVTWPDADAESDAFADRVRAYVRRHDVHVTPQ from the coding sequence ATGGACGTGTTCGTCTACGGCACCCTGACCGAGCCGGAGCAGGTCGCGTCGGTCGTCGACTCCTACGCCTTCCTCGGCTCGGCGGTGCTGTCCGGGCTCCACCCCGTGCAGGGCGAGTACCCCACGCTCGCCCCCGGCGGCGAGACCGGCGGGCGACTGCTCCGGACCGACGACGTTGCCGCCATCGACGCCTACGAGGGCGTCGACGCCGGGCTCTACGTTCGCGTCCCCGTCCCCGTCGAGCAGGCCGACTCGGGGGACACCGAGGAGGCGGCCGGACTCGACGACACGGCAGCGGTGTACGTCGGCGACCCCGACCGGCTCGGCGTCGGTGACGAGGTGACGTGGCCCGACGCAGACGCGGAGTCGGATGCGTTCGCCGACCGAGTTCGCGCGTACGTCCGCCGGCACGACGTTCACGTTACTCCTCAGTAA
- a CDS encoding tRNA (guanine(26)-N(2))-dimethyltransferase: MRVSEGDVDIEAPDPRDASAEGAGDAVFFNPEMELNRDLTVAVLRAYADRTDAGAANASRDGGDAGAANVDGSTDDDRTLSYLDAMTATGVRAARAAEAGYDVTAADVDPDAVDLARENLALNDLPGEAVEADANVLMHSERFDVVDLDPFGTPMPFADAAVAGTRKLLCVTATDTAPLCGAHFDSGVRKYDTVPRNTDFHREMGLRVLIGALARVAARRDVAVEPICSHATRHYARTYLDLTHKATAADKALQWLGFVYHCEDCLYREHEFGRIAHPPEDCPNCGSARCSAAGPIWLGPIVDSEFVDDVAEEVAPNMDEWQRVSRLLDTLGAELDTPTHYDQHRLCKQWGAPANKLETFLNDLRDAGYEASPAHYGGTCFKTDANVVEIREAAEPSTE, from the coding sequence ATGCGCGTCAGCGAGGGCGACGTCGACATCGAGGCGCCCGACCCGCGGGACGCCAGCGCCGAGGGCGCCGGCGACGCCGTGTTCTTCAACCCCGAGATGGAGCTGAACCGCGACCTCACCGTCGCCGTCCTCCGAGCCTACGCGGATCGAACCGATGCCGGCGCGGCAAACGCCAGCCGCGACGGGGGCGACGCGGGCGCGGCGAACGTCGACGGATCCACAGACGACGACCGGACGCTCTCCTACCTCGACGCGATGACCGCCACCGGCGTCCGCGCGGCCCGCGCGGCCGAGGCGGGGTACGACGTGACCGCCGCCGACGTGGACCCCGACGCGGTCGACCTCGCTCGCGAGAACCTCGCGCTGAACGATCTCCCCGGCGAGGCCGTCGAGGCCGACGCCAACGTGCTCATGCACTCCGAGCGCTTCGACGTCGTCGACCTCGACCCGTTCGGGACGCCGATGCCCTTTGCCGACGCCGCCGTCGCCGGCACGCGGAAGCTGCTCTGCGTGACCGCGACCGACACCGCGCCGCTGTGTGGCGCCCACTTCGACTCCGGGGTCCGGAAGTACGACACGGTACCCAGAAACACCGACTTCCACCGCGAGATGGGTCTGCGGGTCCTGATCGGCGCGCTCGCCCGCGTCGCCGCCCGCCGGGACGTCGCCGTGGAGCCGATCTGCTCCCACGCGACCCGGCACTACGCCCGGACGTACCTCGACCTCACGCACAAGGCCACCGCCGCGGACAAAGCACTCCAGTGGCTCGGCTTCGTCTACCACTGCGAGGACTGCCTCTACCGCGAACACGAGTTCGGCCGGATCGCCCACCCGCCCGAGGACTGCCCGAACTGCGGCTCCGCGCGCTGCTCGGCCGCGGGACCGATCTGGCTCGGTCCCATCGTCGACAGCGAGTTCGTCGACGACGTCGCCGAGGAGGTGGCGCCGAACATGGACGAGTGGCAGCGCGTCAGCCGCCTACTCGACACGCTCGGCGCGGAACTCGACACGCCGACGCACTACGACCAGCACCGCCTCTGCAAGCAGTGGGGCGCGCCGGCGAACAAGCTGGAGACGTTCCTCAACGATCTCCGGGACGCCGGCTACGAGGCGAGTCCGGCCCACTACGGCGGGACCTGCTTCAAAACCGACGCGAACGTTGTGGAGATCCGGGAAGCGGCGGAGCCCTCGACGGAGTAA
- a CDS encoding lycopene cyclase domain-containing protein: MAIARHGSGPAALLGAYASQVHPVFMLPPVATALFGAALAGAFDPRVALIAAGAAFFAVYTAHVKDGYVDFHRRGEDDDHPLTVLGCRLGLAASTVGFIACLAALAVVADPVTVALAAPMWAIGYLHAPQFDTNPVTTTLGYPVGIGLCLLTGYAAQTGGLDARPLALAAVLVTVLAGVKIVDDAQDYEYDRSIEKRTVAVVLGPARSRSLAVALLAVGLFAVVPLTITGLLPPSAPAASLAFGAVAAIAVRRDPTTATMLLVRGAYLFLAVLLVAVFFEPLAGVPLPDITAFGPYTYLATEVVFGALALALLVRAGEGALYRAARTIPALYPIAYVWDWYTLEVGVFAIPMRTGIELLGIPLEEHVFMLVVPAVVLGIHETVNPRGE; this comes from the coding sequence ATGGCCATCGCTCGGCACGGGAGCGGTCCCGCCGCCCTCCTCGGCGCGTACGCCTCGCAGGTCCACCCGGTGTTCATGCTCCCGCCGGTGGCGACGGCGCTGTTCGGCGCGGCACTCGCGGGCGCGTTCGACCCACGAGTCGCGCTGATCGCTGCCGGGGCCGCCTTCTTCGCCGTCTACACCGCCCACGTGAAGGACGGCTACGTCGATTTCCACCGCCGCGGCGAGGACGACGACCACCCGCTGACCGTGCTGGGCTGTCGGCTCGGCCTCGCGGCGTCGACCGTCGGTTTCATCGCGTGTCTCGCCGCGTTGGCGGTCGTCGCCGACCCCGTGACCGTCGCGCTCGCGGCGCCGATGTGGGCGATCGGCTACCTCCACGCGCCGCAGTTCGACACCAACCCCGTGACGACGACGCTTGGCTACCCCGTCGGGATCGGACTCTGTCTGCTCACGGGCTATGCGGCCCAGACGGGCGGGCTCGACGCTCGCCCGCTCGCGCTCGCGGCGGTGCTCGTGACCGTTCTCGCGGGCGTGAAGATCGTCGACGACGCGCAGGATTACGAGTACGACCGCTCGATCGAGAAGCGGACCGTGGCGGTCGTGCTCGGCCCCGCCCGCTCGCGCTCGCTCGCGGTCGCGCTGCTCGCGGTGGGGCTGTTCGCAGTGGTTCCGCTCACGATCACGGGGCTGCTCCCGCCGAGCGCGCCCGCGGCGAGCCTGGCCTTCGGCGCCGTCGCCGCGATCGCGGTCCGCCGTGACCCCACGACGGCGACGATGCTGCTCGTCAGGGGCGCGTACCTGTTCCTCGCGGTGCTGCTCGTCGCGGTCTTTTTCGAACCGCTGGCGGGCGTTCCGCTGCCGGACATCACCGCGTTTGGGCCGTACACCTACCTCGCGACGGAGGTCGTCTTCGGCGCGCTGGCGCTGGCGTTGCTGGTCCGGGCCGGGGAGGGAGCGCTCTACCGGGCTGCTCGAACGATCCCGGCGCTGTACCCCATCGCGTACGTCTGGGACTGGTACACGCTCGAAGTCGGCGTGTTCGCCATCCCGATGCGGACGGGGATCGAACTACTGGGGATTCCGCTGGAGGAGCACGTCTTCATGCTCGTGGTGCCCGCGGTCGTGCTGGGGATCCACGAGACGGTCAATCCGCGGGGGGAGTGA
- a CDS encoding YihY/virulence factor BrkB family protein: MQSRLRNAFETTKRVAVVAKEQELTFLAAAVAYYAFVSLIPAAVLALIVATTFGGEQLATLVLESTSQFLTPSGQEVLTTALTASEGRGSATVLGLAFLLWGTLKVFRALDTAFADVYGTESENSMLDQLIDSLVVVVAIGLSMLLMFVLAGAFAALDLGIAVEALGVLTLPILLTAAFLPMFYRFPDTAVTVREVLPGAVVAAVGWTAMQAVFQLYASVASTSAYGVVGGVILLVTWLYLAGAVVILGAVVNVVLADHRVPGVEDDGETETAAGTSSDRQFQGSREPASEYMAEREPRGAPDVAELAEEVDELRAELDGFEDDVEQRTVDRPQLEKDLKAYVRSRMRQGKATGWGPYLILLYGTAMSLGAFYWLRGWAAVAAMLVAFTSSLGIYVLFVLFGGVIGAARTAGGIAERLR, translated from the coding sequence GTGCAATCGCGCCTGCGTAATGCGTTCGAGACGACCAAACGGGTCGCCGTCGTCGCCAAGGAACAGGAGCTCACGTTCCTCGCGGCGGCGGTGGCGTACTACGCGTTCGTCTCGCTGATCCCCGCGGCGGTGCTGGCGCTGATCGTCGCCACCACGTTCGGCGGCGAGCAGCTCGCGACGCTGGTGCTCGAGTCGACCAGCCAGTTCCTCACCCCCAGCGGGCAGGAGGTGCTCACCACCGCGCTGACCGCCAGCGAGGGGCGAGGGAGCGCGACCGTGCTGGGGCTCGCGTTCCTCCTCTGGGGGACGCTCAAAGTGTTCCGGGCGCTCGACACCGCCTTCGCCGACGTGTACGGCACCGAGAGCGAGAACTCGATGCTCGACCAGCTGATCGACTCGCTCGTGGTGGTGGTGGCGATCGGGCTCTCGATGCTCCTGATGTTCGTGCTGGCCGGCGCGTTCGCGGCGTTGGATCTCGGCATCGCCGTCGAGGCGCTGGGGGTGCTCACGCTGCCGATCCTGCTGACCGCCGCGTTCCTCCCGATGTTCTACCGGTTTCCCGACACGGCCGTCACCGTCCGGGAGGTGCTGCCCGGCGCCGTCGTCGCCGCAGTGGGCTGGACCGCGATGCAGGCGGTGTTCCAGCTGTACGCCAGCGTCGCGAGCACCTCCGCCTACGGCGTCGTCGGCGGGGTGATCCTGCTGGTGACGTGGCTCTACCTCGCCGGCGCGGTGGTGATCCTCGGCGCCGTCGTGAACGTCGTGCTCGCGGACCACCGGGTTCCGGGGGTGGAGGATGACGGGGAGACGGAGACGGCAGCGGGAACGAGTAGCGACCGGCAGTTCCAAGGGAGTCGGGAGCCAGCCTCGGAGTACATGGCTGAGCGCGAACCGCGCGGCGCGCCCGACGTCGCCGAACTCGCGGAGGAGGTCGACGAGCTCCGGGCCGAGCTCGACGGCTTCGAGGACGACGTGGAGCAGCGGACCGTCGACCGGCCCCAGCTGGAGAAGGACCTCAAAGCGTACGTCCGCTCCCGGATGCGGCAGGGGAAAGCGACGGGCTGGGGGCCGTACCTGATCCTGCTGTACGGCACCGCGATGAGCCTCGGCGCGTTCTACTGGCTCCGCGGCTGGGCCGCGGTCGCGGCGATGCTCGTCGCCTTCACCTCCTCGCTCGGCATCTACGTGCTGTTCGTGCTGTTCGGCGGCGTCATCGGCGCCGCGAGAACCGCGGGCGGGATCGCCGAGCGGCTCCGATAG
- a CDS encoding phosphatase PAP2 family protein, which yields MHGWGVTEALAGLPESVVLLFALLTQLADAWFVFGGLALLYLLGDERLASDPRRTGATLIALATCALAATVALKTAFGVHRPAGAGTATPPAWLPTLFDTVYASIATGDGFGFPSGHATSSSVVYGGLALSLDRLWSRRRRVLAAAGIVGIVTLSRLVLGVHHLPDVLAGIVAGTTVLVAVWGLAGDNPERTFLAAGVLGAAALVAAFVFAPNSPDEALKAAIALGAGAGAAVTWRRVGGEYPPLPARVALPGVAVLGGAWGGIYVGELPIPVTVLGSALVVAGVVALPWVVHQRA from the coding sequence ATGCACGGCTGGGGCGTCACGGAGGCGCTGGCCGGCCTCCCGGAGTCGGTCGTCCTCCTGTTCGCACTCCTGACGCAGTTAGCCGACGCGTGGTTCGTGTTCGGCGGCCTCGCCCTGCTCTACCTGCTCGGCGACGAGCGGCTCGCCTCCGACCCGCGACGGACCGGCGCGACGCTGATCGCGCTGGCGACCTGTGCGCTCGCAGCCACGGTCGCGCTCAAGACCGCTTTCGGCGTCCACCGCCCCGCCGGCGCGGGGACGGCGACGCCACCGGCGTGGCTCCCCACGCTGTTCGACACCGTCTACGCGAGCATCGCGACCGGCGACGGGTTCGGCTTCCCCAGCGGGCACGCCACTTCGAGCAGCGTCGTTTACGGGGGACTGGCGCTCTCGCTCGACCGCCTCTGGAGCCGGCGGCGACGGGTCCTCGCCGCCGCCGGCATCGTCGGCATCGTCACGCTCTCCCGCCTCGTCCTCGGCGTCCACCACCTCCCGGACGTGCTCGCCGGGATCGTCGCCGGCACGACGGTGCTCGTCGCCGTCTGGGGACTCGCCGGCGACAACCCCGAACGGACGTTCCTCGCGGCCGGCGTCCTCGGGGCGGCGGCGCTCGTCGCGGCGTTCGTGTTCGCGCCGAACAGCCCCGACGAGGCGCTGAAAGCCGCTATCGCCCTCGGCGCCGGCGCCGGCGCAGCAGTCACGTGGCGTCGTGTCGGCGGCGAGTACCCGCCGCTGCCCGCTCGTGTCGCGCTCCCCGGCGTCGCGGTCCTGGGCGGGGCATGGGGGGGGATCTACGTCGGCGAACTCCCGATCCCGGTGACAGTCCTCGGGTCGGCGCTGGTCGTCGCCGGAGTGGTCGCGCTGCCGTGGGTAGTCCACCAGCGTGCCTAG
- a CDS encoding GNAT family N-acetyltransferase → MSDVTLREATNDDVEALADAYRDAYAENRELGFPAKAGSATAADVAEWVRADRVFVAEHDGQVIGGVRLEAADDATATLSRLGVRERWKGEGVGSRLLEHAEGAAREAGYTTVQLTTPGEHPFLPEFYHAHGYEITGDYPLSHREYDEVVMEKSLD, encoded by the coding sequence ATGTCCGACGTAACGCTCCGCGAGGCGACCAACGACGACGTCGAGGCGCTGGCGGACGCCTACCGCGACGCCTACGCGGAGAACCGCGAACTCGGCTTCCCCGCGAAAGCCGGCTCGGCGACCGCCGCCGACGTCGCGGAGTGGGTCCGTGCGGACCGCGTGTTCGTCGCCGAGCACGACGGCCAGGTGATCGGCGGCGTCCGGCTCGAAGCCGCCGACGACGCGACCGCGACGCTCAGCCGCCTCGGCGTCCGCGAGCGCTGGAAAGGTGAGGGGGTCGGGAGTCGCCTCCTCGAACACGCCGAGGGCGCCGCCCGCGAGGCGGGCTACACGACCGTACAGCTCACTACGCCCGGCGAGCACCCGTTCCTCCCCGAGTTCTACCACGCCCACGGGTACGAGATCACGGGCGACTACCCGCTCTCCCACCGTGAGTACGACGAGGTCGTGATGGAGAAGTCGCTCGACTAG
- the glnA gene encoding type I glutamate--ammonia ligase — translation MTDDPTPDGGLTDEEQDVLERIDREGIDFLRLQFTDILGTVKNVAVPADQAEKAFTEGIYFDGSSIEGFVRIQESDMRLKPDASTFSVLPWRDTSARLICDVIDTSTGEPFEGDPRAVLKSALERAEGMGYEVNAAPEPEFFLFEEDEDGGATTDTNDAGGYFDVAPKDLASDVRRDIIYGLEEMGFDIEASHHEVAEGQHEINFEYEDALSTADNVATFRTVVRAIAAQHDLHATFMPKPIAKVNGSGMHTHISLFDDGENVFHDEDDEFDLSEEAKQFTAGILDHAPALAAVTNPTVNSYKRLVPGYEAPVYVAWSDRNRSALIRKPAARVPAASRIEARFPDPSCNPYLAFAVLIHAGLDGIEKGMDCPDPIRENIYEFDEQKREEYGIDTLPSNLGEAVDALEADDTVYEALGPHVGPKFVEAKRAEFEEYLVDVSEWELDRYLEKF, via the coding sequence ATGACGGACGACCCGACACCAGACGGCGGCCTTACCGACGAGGAACAGGACGTGCTCGAACGCATCGACCGCGAAGGGATCGACTTCCTCCGACTCCAGTTCACGGACATCCTGGGGACGGTGAAAAACGTCGCCGTGCCGGCCGATCAGGCCGAGAAGGCGTTCACCGAGGGGATCTACTTCGACGGCTCCTCGATCGAGGGGTTCGTCCGCATCCAGGAGTCGGACATGCGCCTCAAGCCCGACGCGAGCACGTTCTCGGTGCTGCCGTGGCGCGACACCTCCGCGCGGCTCATCTGTGACGTGATCGATACGTCGACGGGCGAGCCGTTCGAGGGCGACCCGCGTGCGGTGCTGAAGAGCGCCCTCGAGCGCGCCGAGGGGATGGGGTACGAGGTCAACGCCGCGCCCGAGCCCGAGTTCTTCCTGTTCGAGGAGGACGAGGACGGCGGCGCGACTACGGACACCAACGACGCCGGCGGCTACTTCGACGTGGCGCCGAAGGATCTCGCCAGCGACGTGCGCCGGGACATCATCTACGGGCTGGAGGAGATGGGGTTCGACATCGAGGCGTCCCACCACGAGGTCGCCGAGGGCCAGCACGAGATCAACTTCGAGTACGAAGACGCGCTCTCGACGGCCGACAACGTCGCGACGTTCCGCACGGTCGTCCGGGCGATCGCCGCCCAGCACGACCTCCACGCGACGTTCATGCCCAAACCGATCGCGAAGGTGAACGGTTCGGGGATGCACACCCACATCTCGCTGTTCGACGACGGCGAGAACGTGTTCCACGACGAGGACGACGAGTTCGACCTCAGCGAGGAGGCCAAGCAGTTCACCGCGGGGATCCTCGACCACGCGCCGGCGCTCGCAGCCGTGACCAACCCCACCGTGAACAGCTACAAGCGCCTCGTCCCCGGCTACGAGGCGCCCGTCTACGTGGCGTGGTCCGACCGCAACCGCTCGGCGCTGATCCGCAAGCCGGCCGCACGTGTGCCCGCCGCCTCCCGCATCGAGGCGCGCTTCCCCGACCCGTCGTGTAACCCCTACCTCGCCTTCGCGGTGCTGATCCACGCCGGCCTCGACGGGATCGAGAAGGGGATGGACTGTCCGGATCCGATCCGCGAGAACATCTACGAGTTCGACGAGCAGAAGCGCGAGGAGTACGGCATCGACACGCTGCCGAGCAACCTCGGCGAGGCCGTCGACGCGCTGGAGGCGGACGACACCGTCTACGAGGCGCTCGGCCCCCACGTCGGGCCGAAGTTCGTCGAAGCCAAGCGTGCGGAGTTCGAGGAGTACCTCGTCGACGTCTCCGAGTGGGAGCTGGACCGCTACCTCGAGAAGTTCTAA
- the lrp gene encoding HTH-type transcriptional regulator Lrp, translating to MTYENLDARLINSLLGNGRASLRSLGEELDVSVTTVSNHLQDLEDEGVIEGYSPDVNYHELGYDVTAILQLKVEGTALPEITDRLADLRGMVSVYEVTGDHDVVAVGKFEDTDEMNDRIKRILTDDEVRESNTSVVLNAVVENQQFELGIDEDE from the coding sequence ATGACGTACGAAAACCTCGATGCGCGCCTGATCAACTCACTGCTGGGTAACGGTCGCGCGAGCCTGCGGAGCCTGGGCGAGGAGCTGGACGTGTCGGTGACGACGGTGTCGAACCACCTGCAGGATCTGGAGGACGAGGGCGTGATCGAGGGGTATAGCCCCGACGTAAACTACCACGAGCTGGGGTACGACGTGACGGCGATCCTCCAGCTCAAGGTGGAGGGGACGGCGCTGCCCGAGATCACCGACCGGCTCGCGGACCTCCGTGGGATGGTGTCGGTGTACGAGGTGACGGGCGACCACGACGTCGTCGCCGTCGGGAAGTTCGAAGATACGGACGAGATGAACGACCGGATCAAGCGGATCCTCACCGACGACGAGGTGCGGGAGTCGAACACCTCGGTCGTGCTGAACGCGGTAGTTGAGAACCAGCAGTTCGAACTGGGGATCGACGAGGACGAGTAA
- a CDS encoding aminopeptidase gives MDPRVREHAETIVDHSTDIESGDDVIVYLPGDAEDLAVALHELLGQRGANPLLLTYSERADRAFLRNSDEFDTPDHELAMYENADATIIARSGPNPSEKADVDPETTAAYNRAHDPIKKARLDTTWCLTQYPSAGYAQLAGMSTEAYEEFVYDAVSLDWDAQREFQQNLVEILDDASEVRIRAGEETDVTMSIEGNTAANDYGEANLPGGEVFTAPQKYSVEGEVYFDMPLYRQGREVEGVRLTFEDGKVTEFSAERNEDVLQGVFDTDEEARYLGELGIGMNDAIDQFTYNMLFDEKMGETVHMAVGSAYPMCVGEGNELNDSAEHVDMIVDMSEDSVIEVDGEVVQEDGEFRFE, from the coding sequence ATGGACCCACGAGTCCGCGAGCACGCGGAGACGATCGTCGACCACTCCACCGACATCGAGTCCGGCGACGACGTGATCGTCTACCTCCCCGGCGACGCCGAGGATCTCGCCGTCGCCCTCCACGAACTGCTCGGCCAGCGCGGCGCCAACCCACTCCTCCTCACCTACTCCGAGCGCGCCGACCGCGCGTTCCTGCGTAACAGCGACGAGTTCGACACCCCCGATCACGAGCTCGCGATGTACGAGAACGCCGACGCGACGATCATCGCCCGCAGCGGCCCGAACCCCAGCGAGAAGGCCGATGTCGACCCCGAAACCACGGCGGCGTACAACCGCGCCCACGACCCGATCAAGAAGGCCCGCCTCGACACGACCTGGTGTCTCACGCAGTACCCCAGCGCCGGCTACGCACAGCTGGCGGGGATGAGCACCGAAGCGTACGAGGAGTTCGTCTATGACGCCGTCAGTCTCGACTGGGACGCCCAACGGGAGTTCCAGCAGAACCTCGTCGAGATCCTCGACGACGCCAGCGAGGTCCGCATCCGCGCGGGCGAGGAGACCGACGTCACCATGAGTATCGAGGGGAACACCGCCGCGAACGACTACGGCGAGGCGAACCTCCCCGGCGGCGAGGTGTTCACCGCGCCCCAGAAGTACAGCGTCGAGGGCGAAGTGTACTTCGACATGCCGCTGTACCGCCAGGGCCGCGAGGTCGAGGGCGTCCGACTCACCTTCGAGGACGGGAAAGTGACCGAGTTCTCCGCCGAGCGCAACGAGGACGTGCTGCAGGGCGTGTTCGACACCGACGAGGAAGCGCGCTACCTCGGCGAACTCGGGATCGGGATGAACGACGCCATCGACCAGTTCACCTACAACATGCTGTTCGACGAGAAGATGGGCGAGACGGTCCACATGGCCGTCGGGAGCGCCTACCCGATGTGTGTCGGCGAGGGGAACGAACTCAACGACAGCGCCGAACACGTCGACATGATCGTCGACATGAGCGAGGATTCGGTCATCGAGGTCGACGGTGAGGTCGTGCAGGAGGACGGGGAGTTCAGGTTCGAGTAG
- a CDS encoding DNA polymerase sliding clamp, giving the protein MFKAIVSASTLRDSLDAVSVLVDECKIRLNEEELSIRAVDPANVGMVDLTLEAAAFESYEADGGVIGVNLTRLEEVAGMANADDLIHLELDEETRKLHIEIEGLSYTLALIDPDSIRQEPDIPDLDLPAEIVLEGAQLDRGITAADMVSDHIRLRVDESDETFHIEAEGDTDDVDLQLESEDLIDLTAGPADSLFSLDYLKDMNKAIDADAEVRVELGEEFPVKLHYEFSEGLGTVTFMLAPRIQSE; this is encoded by the coding sequence ATGTTCAAGGCCATCGTGAGCGCGTCGACGCTCCGGGACTCCCTCGACGCCGTGAGCGTGCTGGTCGACGAGTGCAAGATCCGGCTGAACGAGGAGGAGCTGTCGATCCGCGCGGTGGACCCGGCCAACGTGGGGATGGTCGATCTGACCTTGGAGGCGGCGGCGTTCGAGTCCTACGAGGCCGACGGCGGCGTCATCGGCGTCAACCTCACGCGGCTCGAGGAGGTCGCCGGGATGGCCAACGCCGACGACCTGATCCACCTCGAACTCGACGAGGAGACCCGGAAGCTCCACATCGAGATCGAGGGGCTCTCCTACACGCTGGCGCTGATCGACCCCGACTCGATCCGCCAGGAGCCGGACATCCCGGATCTCGACCTGCCCGCCGAGATCGTGCTGGAGGGCGCCCAGCTCGACCGCGGGATCACCGCCGCGGACATGGTCTCCGACCACATCCGCCTGCGCGTCGACGAGAGCGACGAGACGTTCCACATCGAGGCCGAGGGCGACACCGACGACGTGGATCTTCAGCTCGAGTCGGAGGACCTGATCGACCTCACCGCCGGGCCCGCGGACTCGCTGTTCAGCCTCGACTACCTGAAGGACATGAACAAGGCGATCGACGCCGACGCCGAGGTGCGGGTGGAGCTGGGCGAGGAGTTCCCGGTGAAGCTCCACTACGAGTTCTCCGAAGGGCTCGGGACCGTGACGTTCATGCTGGCGCCGCGTATCCAGAGCGAGTAA